CAGCGCCGAGTTCCGCCCGGTTCATGATCCCGCGCAGCTCGAGCGACTGCTGGCAGCGCACGGGCTGGCCCACGGCGGCCGATTCATCCTCTACGTTGGCGGCATCAGTCCGCACAAGAACATCCAGCCTCTTGTTGAGGCCTTTTGTTCCCTCATGAACCATGAGGCCCTGAGAGACGTGAAACTTGTCCTCATCGGCGACTACCAGGGGGACGTCTTTTTCTCGAGTTATCAGTCGCTGCTCGAACGGGTGAAAGCCCTTCAGGCCGAAACACGTGTGGTCTTCACCGGGTTCGTCCCGGACGCCGACCTTCCGCATTGGTACACCGCGGCAGAAGTGTTGGTCCTTCCGTCTGTGGATGAGGGTTTCGGGTTGCCGGCCCTCGAGGCGATGGCTTGCGGCACCGCCGTCGCGGCGAGCCGGGCTGGCGCGCTCCCAGAGGTCATCGGTGATGCGGGGATTCTGTTTGATCCGCGGTCTGTCGCCGAGCTTCGCGCGGCGCTTGAGCGGATTCTGACCGACGCGCCCCTTCGCGCGGGGCTGTCGGCAAAGGGACTGCAGCGTGCCGCGCAGTTCACGTGGCAGGCCTCGGCCAGGTCCGCGATCGCGCTCTTCCAGGAGGTGGCGGCGCGATGATTGCCGATCGGCCTCTGCGGATCTGCATGGTCACGACCTTTTATCCTCCCTACAACTTCGGCGGAGATGGGATTGTCGTCGAGCGGCTCGCGATTGAACTGGCCGACCGGGGGCATCACGTCGAGGTCATTCACTGCGTTGACGCGTTTCTGGCACTCACACCCTCGGTGCACTCAGACCTGGCGCCGCCGGCGAAGCGTCCCAACCTCGTGGTTCACAGCCTGAAGAGCCGGGCCGGTATTTTGTCGCCGATCCTCACCCATCAAACCGGCCGTCCCGTGCTCAAGCGCAGACCGATCAAGCGCATCCTCGCCGCGGGCCGATTTGATGTCGTTCATTTTCACAACATGTCGTTGATCGGCCCGACGGCCGTGCACTACACGAACGCCATCCGGCTCTACACACCGCACGAACATTGGCTGGTCTGCCCTCTGACGGTGTTGTGGAAGTTCAACCGCGAGCCCTGCACCCACAAGCAGTGTGTGGCGTGTACGTTGCGGGCCGGCCGGCCCCCGCAACTGTGGCGCCATACCGACCTCCTGAAGCGCGCGATGCCGCAATTTGATGCGGTCGTCACGCCCAGTCGATTTACCTGGGACAAACATCTTGAGATGGGCCTGCCGCCCGTCAAGCGTGTGGAGTATCTGCCGCACTTTCTTCGGCTGCCTCCGCCGGCGTCGCCCGTGTCACCGTGGCCAAGGCCCTATTTCCTCTATGTGGGCCGTCTCGAAACGATGAAGGGCGTGCAGGTCCTGATCGACGCGTTTCGCACGGTGACACACAGCGACCTCCTCATCTGCGGACAAGGCACACACGAATCCAGATTGCGCCAGCTCGCGCAGCGGCTCCCGCACGTGCACTTTCTCGGGCGACGCACAAATGCCGAGTTGCAGGACCTGTACGCGCACGCCGTCGCCGCGGTCGTTCCCTCAGTCGGATACGAAGTCTTCGGCGTCGTCATCCTCGAAGCGCTCTCTCAACGCACTCCGGTGATCGTGCACGATCTGGGCGCCCTCCAGGAGGTCGTCCGCGACCTGCGCGGCGGGCTGCTGTATCGTGATGAGGCGGGCCTGCGCGCGGCGATCGAGACGCTGCGGTGGCAACCGCAACTGCGGAATGCGATCGGCGAAACGGGCTACCAGGGCGTGGCCGAAATGACGACTCCTGATTCGCACATCCGCCGGTATCTGGCGCTCATCAAGCGCCTGGCCGACGCCAGGGGCGCAACAGTGTAGCCGGGTCTGAAGACCCGGCCTCCATCAGGAAGGAGGCCGGGTCTTCAGACCCGGCTACCCCGTCAGTCCCAGTCGGCGTAGCGCGATCCATTCAGGGCCGTGCCGTCCGACCCGCTATGGACATCGTAAATGCCCGGGTCGGTCGACGGCCGCGTCGGGTCTGCTTCGGCGGGGACCGTCGTCCACGTGTCTGTCGACCTGGTGATGGTATCCATCGGTACGGCGCGCAGGTAGCCATCACTGACCAGCTGCTGAATGGACGATGGGTAGTTGCCTTTGTCGGCGAAGTACTGGTCGATGGCGTCGCGCATCCGGTAGAGGTTGGACTTGAGCGTCGCTTCTTCCGCTGTTCGAATGGACAGCCGGTACTGGTTCATCGCCACCGACGCCAGAATCATGATGAGCGACAGCACTACCAGCAGTTCAATCAGGGTCCAGCCGCGATCGGACCGGCTGCGACGCGTGTGGAGGTGGCGCATTACCAATCCTTGTATTTGGTGCCGTCGAGCGCAATGCCCGAGGACTTGGAGTAGACGTCGTACACGTTCTGCCCGCCCCAGACGGCCGAGTCTGCCCGGTCCTGGTAGGAGCGCATCCCCCACTCGGCCTCGCCAGTCATCGGGTCAATGGGAATGCGCCGCAGCAGCTTGATCTTGCTGCCGGTTGCATCGTTGTTGCGCGCCACGCCCTCCACCAGGGCCGTGAGCGACTTCGGATAGCCCTCGCTGCCAAACGGGATCTCCATGGGCGCAATGACCTGGCTGTCGGCCATGTCCTTGAACTTGTCGATGGCGTTGCGCATCTCCCGCAGCGAGCGTCGCAACTCCGATTCCCGCTGACGCTTCATCGTCACGCGGGCGAGGGGAAGCGCGGCGGACGCCAGGACCATCAGGACGGCTGTGGTGACCAGCAGCTCGATGAAGGTGAATCCCCCCACCGCCTTCCGGAAAAACGCCCGCCGGGTCATTACCGCACCGTCACGGTCGAAGGCACGAACTGCAGCGGCACTGGCAGTCCGGTTGGCCCCACGCCAATACCCGAAAGCGCGATCTGCGATGTGCCCGCGCCGATGGCTTCAAAGACGATGGAGGCCAGCACACCACTGCCCGATGCGCCCGCCGTGTCTCCCGGCCGAGCCACTGCGAGATCGATCCGGCCGATGTTGGCGTCAATGGTCGGCACAAACGACGTCCTGGCACCGTCGCCACGCAGCACACTGCCCTCATTCACCACAGTGGCGCGCAGCACTGCCGGGTTGTACGTGATCGTCAGCGACACCGACGAGAGCCCGGCCGCGTTGCTGAGCGTGACCGGCACGTTGTACGGCTGCCCACCCATCTGAAGCGGCGTGGCCGGCACCGTCACTGCCAACCGAGCCGGCCCTGTTGCGGGTGGGGGCGCTGGGGCAGCCACGGGGTCTCCAGCCGTCACCGGCACGATGCCCACGGCACGTCCGCCGCCGGCAGGTGGTGTCGCGGGAGGCGGCGCGGTCGTCGCCGGAGGCGGCGGTGCGCCCCCCCCAACAGTCGGCGGCGTCTGAGCCTGCGCCGGAGGGGTCGCGACAGGCGGAGTGGTTCCGCCTCCTGAGACCGGCTGCGACGTGATGAGCGGCGGCGTCATCGTCGCGCCGAAGTTGCCGCCGGTGCCCACATACATCGGCGCCAGGTCGGCGGCCGTCAGCTCCTGCGACCGCAGAATCCTCGGTGTGATGACCATGACGATGTCGGTAGAACCGACTTCGGAGCGGGTGCCGCCAAACAACGCCCGGAGAAACGGAATCTGATTCAGTCCGGGGAAGCCCTGAGCCGTGCGGCGGTCTTCCTCTTTGATCAGCCCGGCCAGCAGGTTCGACTCGCCGTCGCGCATGCGGAGTTTGGTCTGGGCCTTGCGTGTGCCGAACGCCGGCAACGACTGACCGTTGACATTCACGTCCGCGAGGCGAGTACTGCTCTCGACCGTGACCTCAAGGATGATCTCGCCATCAAAGCTCACCTGCGGAATGATGACGAGATTGATACCGATTGGCCGGTAGGCAAACGAGGTGGTCGGGGTTGTGGCGAGTCCCCCAGGCACCTGGGATGCAAAGGTCGTCTGAGGCACAGGAATTTCTTCACCCAGATTGAGGGTCAGCGAGGAACGTTCCTGGCCGCGGAGCTGTGGCCGCGCGAGGAGCCGGCTGTTTTCGTCGCTTTCGAGAAGCCTGAGGAGTGCCGACGGCACGGTGGCATAAAAGTCGGCGGTGCTCACACCCTGGCTGATGGTGTTCAGATTGAACGGTGCCGAGTCGCCGCCAATGGCGGTGGGCCGCGCTTCAGGGGACAACGCGAACCCAAGGGCGTACTGGCTCAGGTTGAGGCCCATCTCCTTGACCCGCTGCCGATTGACCTCGAGGATCTCGACATCGATGATCACCTCGGCCTTCGGCTTGTCGTTGGCCTTGATGATCTGGTCGAACACCTTGAGCACCGGCAGCGTGCCCCGCACGGTCAGCGCGTTCGTGTTCTTGTTCGCCTGAATCTGCGGCCTGACGCCGGGCACCGCCTGCACCAGTGTCGTCAACAGCTGCGACATCTCCGCAGCCTCGACGTGTGACAGGTAGAACACCTGCACAAACACATCGTCATGGGCCGTGCGGCCTGCCTGGTCGCTGCCGTAGACCATGATGCCGCGCGGGTTGATGACCTTGAAGGTCAGCTGGTTGGCATTGAGGACCTGCCCCAGCGCGGTTTCGAGTGTCTCACCCTGCAGGTCGATGGAGTACGGCCGAAGGAGTTGCGGACCGATCTGCTCCACAAAGGTCACGTTGATGCCGGCCATCGCGCCGATCGACGTCAGGATCTCGCGCACGCTGATGTTGATGAACCTGAACGTGATCGGCACCGTGGGATCGATGAGCACTGGAATCCCTGGCGTCTGTTGCGCCTGCCGCCGCAGTACGTCCATGCGTGACGGCGGCTGCATCGCCAGAAGTTCGTCGCGAAGGCGCCGTTCGATCGACGAGGCTTTGGCGGCCGCAAATACGTTCGCCGGATCCAGATCCGCGGCGAGCCGATACTCGGCCGCCGCGGCCGACCACTGCTCCTGCGTCTCCATGTCCTTGGCGCGGGCCATATGTTCGGCCGAGGCCGCCAGCGTCGCACGCTGCAGGGCGATTTTGAGATCCACCCGCGTCGGGCTGCCCTTCAGGGCCTCGCGATAGTGAGCCACCGCCGCGTCCCACTCGCTTTTCTTGGCGGCCTGCTGGCCACTCCGGAACGCGCGCCCGGTCGCGCACCCGGCCACAAGGACCAGGGTCACGCCAATCGCCGCCGCTCGCTGCATGCTCGCTCTATTCACCGAGGCTCCTTATCCGCCCGACTGCCGAATCGTCTGCTGGCCCTGTCCATCGAGATACGCCATCACGATGGATTCGAGGCCGACCTTCAAGAGACGGTACCGCCCGTCCACCACATCACCCTCGCGCGCCAGCACCACGAGTCCGGCCACCGACAGCGAGACCACTTTGCCCGGCTTGCCGGGCTCTTCGGCGAACCCCAGGAACTTCACCGGGATCTGCGGACGGGGCGGCGGTCCCACGGGTCTCGCTGGCTCAGGTGCCGGCGGGGCCGGCGCCGGCCGCGGAGGCGGTGGAGGCGGTGCAGGCGGTCGTGGCGGTATCCCAAAACCAAACGGATCGCGCGACCCCACGCTGGCTTCCGGCACCGGTTCCAGCGACCCGAGCTTCAGCGCTTCTGGCAGTACTCCCGCCGGCCCAGGAGCCTGCGGAGTGGCTGCTGGGGTATTGGACGCCTGGCTCGTGACTTCAGTTGTAGGGGGCGACAAGCGCGTGTACACCAGCACGCCGGCCACCACCAACAACACCACGAGCATGGCGATCTGCCTGATCTGTTGCGTCCGGTTCCCGGCCATCAGTTTCATCGCGCCGCTGCTCCGGCCCGGTTCGAGTAGTAGGTCGCCACCGACAGCACCACCTCGAGCGAGCCCCCGCCACTCTCACTATTGCCTTGACCGAGCTTCACGCTCTCAACGATGAAGAACCCTTCGGCCGTCTCGAGGTCATACAGGAATCCCCGGACATTCGCGTACCCGCCGGTCAGCGAGATATCCACCCGAAAGCGCATCAGCGTGCTGTCTTCAACCTCTTCAGGTTCATAGCTGCTGCTCGAGAACTCCAGCCCATTGTCCCGAATGAGCGTGAAGACCTGCAGGTACAGCAAATCTCTGGCGGCGGCGAGATTCGAGGGAAGCACGTCCGCATAAAACGTCTTCAGATCCTCATCGGCTCGCAGTTTGCTCGTGCGGGTTTCGTTGGCCGAACGCTCGGCGCGGCGCGCTTCTCCCAGCGTCATCTGCGCCGCTGTCGCGCGCTCTTCATCACCGGCCACACTGGCCTGCAGCGGGAAGACCACCAGCACCAGCACCGCGATGTTGACGGCCACCGCCGCCAGCAGCGGGATGACCAGTCCGCGTCGTTCCGCGAGCACTCGACGCCAGAGGCTCATCGCCCACCTCCAACAGCAGCGGGCTGCGGGGGCGCCGCCGGCACGTCTTTCGCCAGCGGGAGGTATCCCACCACCACCGTCGCGAGTTCGAGTCCTTCCTCGTTTCGGTCGGCAACCGTCGGGCGCGCATCGTAGAAGGCCCCGGTATTTTCGAGCGCCGTCATGAAGGTCGCCACGTCCTCGACCCGACGGCCCATCAGCATCATGGTCACCGTGATGTTGCCGTTTTCGATCTCGGGAGACACCGCCGTCAGCCGCACACCCATCGGAATGGTGTCTTCGATATAACTGAAGAACGTGGTCCAGCTGAACGTGCGGGCGTCAATCAGGCTGTTCGCCTCACGAGCCGAGCCTGCCAGCGTATTCAGCACAGCCGGGTCGACGCTGCTCTGCACCGCCACGGCGCTCTGTCGCAGCCTGGCCGCGGCGTCCGCATCAGCGGTCGCCTGCGCACGCAGTTCCGATCGGCGTGACGACAACTGCATCAGGCGCGTTCCGTTCGTCACCGTCAGAGCCACCGCTGCCACCGCGAGCAGGCCGAGCAGCAGCGCGACGATACGTTCGTTGTAGAAGGGCCGGGTGGCCAGATTGCCGCGCAACATGATCAGGCTCCCACCCCTTCGCGCAGTAATACGCCCAGCGGCGCGGCGACCGCGTCCAGCACGGCCGCGCTGACGCCGATGCGATCGGCAAACGCCGCCGCGCCCCGTACATCAACCGGCTGCGCCTCCACGCCGAGGCGCTGGCTGATTTCGCGGCGAATCGCCTCGCCTCCCTCGCCCGCCCACGAGGCCCCGCAGAGCCAGACGCGCGCGAACTTCCCGCCCTCAAGGCGATCCTCGTGGTACATCGCCGTCTGGTGCACCAGCGCGCCGAGGGGTTCCTCGTCGATCGCGTGGCGGTGCCGATAAAACACCAGTTCGCCCTCGCGCACGATCGCCAGCACGGTCGATTCTTTCGCGACGCACACCAGCAACCAGTCTCCTGCCGGAGTGGCATTGCCGGCCAGCGCCGCGTTCAGGACACTCACGCTCGCCAGGTCCACCACACCGGGATGCGTTCCAAGCGCCAACACCACCTGCTCGTACTCGACCACGGCCGCGCGTCGCGCCGCAATCGCCGCCAGCGTCGTCGCACCGGTTTCCTGATGCGCGATCACGTGCGTCACTTGTGCGTCGTCGAGCGGAAATGGCGTGGCCTTCTTGATCTGCCATCGAACGAGTTGATCGACGTCGGCGGCCTTCGGGGGGAGTTCCTCAAAGGTCAGGAGCGACAGGCGTGCCGCCGAGTCGGGCACGACGAGCGCGGCGCGACGAGGCGGGCGGATCCCTGCTGCCTCGCAGGCCTGACGGATCGCCGCCGTGACCACCGCCGGGTCGTGAATGTTGGTGCCGGTGAGCGACGGCGTGACGACGCCGGGTGGCAGCGCTGCGGATGCGCAGGCGGACACAACAAGCCCACCCGGCCTGCGATCGATTTCCACCACGGTCACGCGGCCGGCGGCGATTTCAATTGCGGCCGTCGCCGGCTGGGCCGACAGGAACGACGAGCGTGGCGAGGACTGTGCGCGGGAAGTCATTCGACGAACGTCACCTTGTTGATCTCCCGCAACGTGCTCTCCCCTCTCATGATCAACCCGACGGCGCACTCTCGAAGGAACCGCATGCCCTCGTCGCGCGCCGCACGTTTGATCTCGGAGGTGGGCCGCCGCTCAAGAATCATGTCACGGATGCGATCGGTCAAATCCATGAGCTCGCAGATGGCCGTCCGGCCTTTGAACCCGGTGCCGCCGCATTCGATACAACCGGCGCCCTCGAAGAACTGCTGCGTGGTGGCCAGGCCCGGATCGAGCGCCGACTCGATGAGCATCTCGCGCGAGACCACGGCCGGCCGTTTGCAGTGCAGGCAGATGCGTCGCACCAGCCGCTGCGCCAGCACGCAGTTGAGCGCGGAGACGAACTGGTACGGCTCCACGCCCATGTTCAGGAACCGGCCCAGCACGTCGATGACGTTGTTCGCGTGCACGGTCGTGAACACGAGGTGGCCGGTGAGCGCCGACTGGATGGCAATCTGCGCGGTCTCGGGGTCGCGGATTTCACCCACCATGATCTTGTCAGGGTCGTGTCGAAGCACCGACCGCAAGCCGCGGGCAAACGTCAGTCCCTTTTTCTCGTTGATCGGAATCTGCGTGATGCCTCGCAGCTGGTATTCCACCGGGTCTTCGATGGTGATGATCTTGTCTTCAATCGTCTTGATCTCCGAGAGCGCGGCATACAGCGTGGTGGTTTTGCCGCTGCCCGTGGGGCCGGTCACCAGCACCATGCCGTACGGCTCGCGGATGTATTTCCGGAACCGCCGCATCTCATCCTCAGGCCAGCCCAGGATGTCGAGGCGCAGTTCGGTGAACTGCTCACTGAGCGATTCCTTGTCGAGGATACGGATGACGGCGTCCTCGCCGTGCACACTCGGCATGATCGAGACGCGGAAGTCGATCGTCTTGCCGCGCACACGGAGTTTGAAGCGGCCGTCCTGCGGCACGCGCTTTTCGGCGATGTCGAGTTCCGACATGACCTTGATGCGCGAAATCAGCGTGCTGTGGTGGCGCTTGTCGATCGGCTTCATCGCCTGCTGCAGCACACCGTCGATGCGGTATTTCACATGCACCGCGTCGTCCTGCGTTTCAATGTGGATGTCCGACGCGCGCCGCTGCAGCGCGGTGAACACCATGGTGTCCACGAGCCGGATGACCGGGCTGATGTCAGAGGTGAGTTTGTCGACGGTCAGGTTCTCGTCGCCGCCCGCTTCCTCGTCACGGAGGATCTGCATCTGGAAGCCCTCGGTGGCCTCCTCGAGGACTCGGGTGGAACTCTCGCTTTTCTTCAGGATGCCCTGAATGGCCGACGGCGCGCCCACCGTCACGCGGACCGGTGTTCCCAGCTGCAGGCCGATTTCATCAATCGCCTGCAGGTCACTCGGGTCAGACACCACGATGAGCAGGGTGTTTCCGTCGCGTCGATAC
This Acidobacteriota bacterium DNA region includes the following protein-coding sequences:
- a CDS encoding glycosyltransferase family 4 protein is translated as MRIGIDASCWANRRGYGRYTRELVTAILDADTSNEYTLFLDSATEHQCPDLPARARRVVIPTRSAAADAASAAGHRSLGDLWAMARAVSRGSRELDLFYFPTVYTFFPVPGRLRPMITVHDTIAERHPHLVFPHWQNRLFWKLKVGWAIRQAAQIITVSNTARASVSEYFGLDPNAVRVVSDAVSAEFRPVHDPAQLERLLAAHGLAHGGRFILYVGGISPHKNIQPLVEAFCSLMNHEALRDVKLVLIGDYQGDVFFSSYQSLLERVKALQAETRVVFTGFVPDADLPHWYTAAEVLVLPSVDEGFGLPALEAMACGTAVAASRAGALPEVIGDAGILFDPRSVAELRAALERILTDAPLRAGLSAKGLQRAAQFTWQASARSAIALFQEVAAR
- a CDS encoding glycosyltransferase, with translation MIADRPLRICMVTTFYPPYNFGGDGIVVERLAIELADRGHHVEVIHCVDAFLALTPSVHSDLAPPAKRPNLVVHSLKSRAGILSPILTHQTGRPVLKRRPIKRILAAGRFDVVHFHNMSLIGPTAVHYTNAIRLYTPHEHWLVCPLTVLWKFNREPCTHKQCVACTLRAGRPPQLWRHTDLLKRAMPQFDAVVTPSRFTWDKHLEMGLPPVKRVEYLPHFLRLPPPASPVSPWPRPYFLYVGRLETMKGVQVLIDAFRTVTHSDLLICGQGTHESRLRQLAQRLPHVHFLGRRTNAELQDLYAHAVAAVVPSVGYEVFGVVILEALSQRTPVIVHDLGALQEVVRDLRGGLLYRDEAGLRAAIETLRWQPQLRNAIGETGYQGVAEMTTPDSHIRRYLALIKRLADARGATV
- a CDS encoding type II secretion system protein, with product MRHLHTRRSRSDRGWTLIELLVVLSLIMILASVAMNQYRLSIRTAEEATLKSNLYRMRDAIDQYFADKGNYPSSIQQLVSDGYLRAVPMDTITRSTDTWTTVPAEADPTRPSTDPGIYDVHSGSDGTALNGSRYADWD
- a CDS encoding type II secretion system protein — translated: MTRRAFFRKAVGGFTFIELLVTTAVLMVLASAALPLARVTMKRQRESELRRSLREMRNAIDKFKDMADSQVIAPMEIPFGSEGYPKSLTALVEGVARNNDATGSKIKLLRRIPIDPMTGEAEWGMRSYQDRADSAVWGGQNVYDVYSKSSGIALDGTKYKDW
- the pilO gene encoding type 4a pilus biogenesis protein PilO, whose product is MSLWRRVLAERRGLVIPLLAAVAVNIAVLVLVVFPLQASVAGDEERATAAQMTLGEARRAERSANETRTSKLRADEDLKTFYADVLPSNLAAARDLLYLQVFTLIRDNGLEFSSSSYEPEEVEDSTLMRFRVDISLTGGYANVRGFLYDLETAEGFFIVESVKLGQGNSESGGGSLEVVLSVATYYSNRAGAAAR
- the pilM gene encoding pilus assembly protein PilM; protein product: MTSRAQSSPRSSFLSAQPATAAIEIAAGRVTVVEIDRRPGGLVVSACASAALPPGVVTPSLTGTNIHDPAVVTAAIRQACEAAGIRPPRRAALVVPDSAARLSLLTFEELPPKAADVDQLVRWQIKKATPFPLDDAQVTHVIAHQETGATTLAAIAARRAAVVEYEQVVLALGTHPGVVDLASVSVLNAALAGNATPAGDWLLVCVAKESTVLAIVREGELVFYRHRHAIDEEPLGALVHQTAMYHEDRLEGGKFARVWLCGASWAGEGGEAIRREISQRLGVEAQPVDVRGAAAFADRIGVSAAVLDAVAAPLGVLLREGVGA
- a CDS encoding type II/IV secretion system protein codes for the protein MSTETPPPHAADDLELDGDHSPVDYAAEAARSRQLADRYELEFVDLTRFKINNDLFRSIPADLMLRYGFVPYRRDGNTLLIVVSDPSDLQAIDEIGLQLGTPVRVTVGAPSAIQGILKKSESSTRVLEEATEGFQMQILRDEEAGGDENLTVDKLTSDISPVIRLVDTMVFTALQRRASDIHIETQDDAVHVKYRIDGVLQQAMKPIDKRHHSTLISRIKVMSELDIAEKRVPQDGRFKLRVRGKTIDFRVSIMPSVHGEDAVIRILDKESLSEQFTELRLDILGWPEDEMRRFRKYIREPYGMVLVTGPTGSGKTTTLYAALSEIKTIEDKIITIEDPVEYQLRGITQIPINEKKGLTFARGLRSVLRHDPDKIMVGEIRDPETAQIAIQSALTGHLVFTTVHANNVIDVLGRFLNMGVEPYQFVSALNCVLAQRLVRRICLHCKRPAVVSREMLIESALDPGLATTQQFFEGAGCIECGGTGFKGRTAICELMDLTDRIRDMILERRPTSEIKRAARDEGMRFLRECAVGLIMRGESTLREINKVTFVE